A window of the Cynocephalus volans isolate mCynVol1 chromosome 10, mCynVol1.pri, whole genome shotgun sequence genome harbors these coding sequences:
- the PNPLA6 gene encoding patatin-like phospholipase domain-containing protein 6 isoform X3, with the protein METPGEDLEGQICGSQPVPFVPQVLGVMIGAGVAVLVTAVLILLVVRRLRVPKTPAPDGPRYRFRKRDKVLFYGRKIMRKVSQSTSSLVDASVSTTSRPRMKKKLKMLNIAKKILRIQKETPTLQRKEPPPAVLEADLTEGDLANSHLPSEVLYMLKNVRVLGHFEKPLFLELCRHMVFQRLNQGDYVLRPGQPDASIYVVQDGLLELCLPGPDGKECVVKEVVPGDSVNSLLSILDVITGHQHPQRTVSARAARDSTVLRLPVEAFSAVFTKYPESLVRVVQIIMVRLQRVTFLALHNYLGLTNELFSHEIQPLRLFPSPGLPTRTSPVRGSKRVVSNSASEEPRETPGRPPDPTGAPLPGPTGDPVKPTSLEAPSAPLLSRCISMPVDISGLQGGPRSDFDMAYERGRISVSLQEEASGGPQAAPARTPTQEPREQPAGACEYSYCEDESATGGCLFGPYQGRQTSTIFEAAKRELAKLMRIEDPSLLNSRVLLRHAKAGTVIARQGDQDVSLHFVLWGCLHVYQRMIDKAEDVCLFVAQPGELVGQLAVLTGEPLIFTLRAQRDCTFLRISKSDFYEIMRAQPSVVLSAAHTVAARMSPFVRQMDFAIDWTAVEAGRALYRQGDRSDCTYIVLNGRLRSVIQRGNGKKELVGEYGRGDLIGVVEALTRQPRATTVHAVRDTELAKLPEGTLGHIKRRYPQVVTRLIHLLSQKILGNLQQLQGPFPGSGLGVPPHSELTNPASNLSTVAILPVCAEVPMVAFTLELQHALQAIGPTLLLNSDIIRARLGASALDSIQEFRLSGWLAQQEDAHRIVLYQTDASLTPWTVRCLRQADCILIVGLGDQEPTVGQLEQMLENTAVRALKQLVLLHREESPGPARTVEWLNMRSWCSGHLHLRCPRRLFSRRSPAKLHELYEKVFSRRADRHSDFSRLARVLTGNTIALVLGGGGARGCSHIGVLKALEEAGVPVDLVGGTSIGSFIGALYAEERSASRTKQRAREWAKRMTSVLEPVLDLTYPVTSMFTGSAFNRSIHRVFQDKQIEDLWLPYFNVTTDITASAMRVHKDGSLWRYVRASMTLSGYLPPLCDPKDGHLLMDGGYINNLPADIARSMGAKTVIAIDVGSQDETDLSTYGDCLSGWWLLWKRLNPWADKVKVPDMAEIQSRLAYVSCVRQLEVVKSSSYCEYLRPPIDCFKTMDFGKFDQISDVGYQYGKAVFGGWSRGNVIEKMLTDRRSTDLNESRRADVLAFPSSGFTDLAEIVSRIEPPTTYISDGCADGEESDCLTEYEEDVGPDCSRDEGGSPEGASPSTASEMEEEKSVLRHRHCLPQEPPSSAADA; encoded by the exons GATTCTGCGCATCCAGAAAGAGACACCGACATTGCAGCGGAAGGAGCCCCCGCCTGCAGTGCTGGAGGCGGACCTGACAGAGGGTGACCTGGCCAACTCCCACCTGCCCTCTGAAGTGCTCTACATGCTCAAGAACGTCCG GGTGCTGGGCCACTTTGAGAAGCCACTCTTCCTGGAGCTGTGCAGGCACATGGTCTTCCAGCGACTGAACCAGGGAGACTATGTCTTGCGGCCAGGCCAGCCCGATGCCAGCATCTACGTGGTGCAGGATGGGCTGCTGGAGCTCTGCTTGCCAGGGCCT GATGGGAAAGAATGTGTTGTGAAGGAAGTGGTCCCTGGAGACAGCGTGAACAGCCTTCTAAGCATCCTGGATGTCATCACT GGTCACCAGCATCCCCAGCGAACGGTGTCTGCCAGGGCAGCCCGTGATTCCACAGTGCTGAGGCTGCCAGTGGAAGCCTTCTCTGCCGTCTTCACCAAGTATCCGGAGAGCTTGGTGCGGGTGGTGCAG ATCATCATGGTGAGGCTGCAACGAGTCACCTTCCTGGCGCTGCACAACTACCTGGGTCTGACCAATGAGCTCTTCAGCCAC GAGATCCAGCCCCTGCGCCTATTCCCCAGCCCCGGCCTCCCAACCCGCACCAGCCCTGTGCGTGGCTCCAAGCGGGTGGTCAGCAACTCAGCTAGTGAGGAGCCAAGAGAGACCCCCGGTCGGCCGCCTGACCCCACCGGGGCTCCACTGCCTGGACCTACAG GGGACCCTGTGAAGCCTACATCCCTGGAAGCCCCCTCAGCCCCTCTGCTGAGTCGCTGCATCTCTATGCCAGTGGACATCTCAG GCTTGCAGGGTGGCCCCCGCTCTGACTTCGACATGGCCTATGAGCGGGGCCGGATCTCTGTGTCCCTTCAAGAAGAGGCCTCCGGGGGACCCCAGGCAGCCCCTGCTCGA ACCCCCACTCAGGAGCCCCGGGAGCAGCCGGCAGGCGCCTGCGAGTATAGCTACTGCGAGGACGAGTCGGCCACCGGAGGCTGCCTCTTCGGGCCCTACCAGGGCCGCCAGACAAGCACCATCTTCGAGGCAGCCAAGCGGGAGCTGGCCAAGCTGATGCGGATTGAG GACCCGTCCCTCCTGAACAGCCGGGTCTTGCTGCGTCATGCCAAAGCCGGCACCGTCATTGCCCGACAGGGGGACCAG GACGTGAGCCTGCACTTCGTGCTCTGGGGCTGCCTGCACGTGTATCAGCGCATGATCGACAAGGCGGAGGACGTGTGCCTGTTCGTGGCACAACCGGGGGAGCTGGTGGGGCAGCTGGCAGTGCTCACGGGTGAACCCCTCATCTTCACGCTGCGCGCCCAGCGCGACTGCACCTTCCTGCGTATCTCCAAATCCGACTTCTATGA GATCATGCGTGCACAGCCCAGTGTGGTGCTGAGCGCCGCGCACACAGTGGCCGCGAGGATGTCACCCTTCGTGCGCCAGATGGACTTCGCCATTGACTGGACAGCGGTGGAGGCAGGACGCGCGTTGTACAG GCAGGGCGACCGCTCCGACTGCACCTACATCGTGCTCAATGGACGGCTGCGCAGCGTCATCCAGCGTGGCAACGGCAAGAAAGAGCTGGTGGGCGAGTACGGCCGCGGGGACCTCATCGGTGTG GTGGAGGCGCTGACCAGGCAGCCGAGAGCCACGACGGTGCACGCGGTGCGCGACACGGAGCTGGCCAAGCTCCCCGAGGGCACCTTGGGTCACATCAAACGTCGGTACCCGCAG GTCGTGACCCGCCTCATCCACCTGCTGAGCCAGAAAATTCTAGGGAATTTACAGCAGCTGCAGGGACCCTTCCCAG GCTCGGGGCTGGGTGTCCCCCCACACTCAGAACTCACCAACCCTGCCAGCAACCTGTCAACGGTGGCAATCCTGCCCGTGTGTGCTGAGGTGCCCATGGTGGCCTTTACCCTGGAGCTGCAGCACGCTCTGCAAGCTATCG GTCCCACGCTTCTCCTCAACAGTGACATCATCCGGGCGCGCCTGGGGGCCTCTGCACTGGATAG caTCCAAGAGTTCCGGCTGTCAGGGTGGCTGGCCCAGCAGGAGGATGCACACCGCATCGTGCTCTACCAGACAGACGCATCGCTGACGCCTTGGACTGTGCGCTGTCTGCGCCAGGCTGACTGCATCCTCATCGTGGGCCTGGGTGACCAGGAGCCCACTGTCGGCCAG CTGGAGCAGATGCTGGAGAACACGGCCGTGCGCGCCCTCAAGCAGCTGGTGCTGCTGCATCGCGAGGAGAGCCCGGGCCCCGCGCGCACCGTGGAGTGGCTCAACATGCGCAGCTGGTGTTCAGGGCACCTGCATCTGCGCTGCCCGCGCCGCCTCTTCTCCCGGCGCAGCCCGGCCAAGCTG CACGAGCTCTACGAGAAGGTGTTCTCCAGGCGCGCGGACCGGCACAGCGACTTCTCCCGCCTGGCACGGGTCCTCACGGGAAACACTATTGCCCTGGTGCTGGGAGGGGGCGGAGCAAG GGGCTGCTCGCATATTGGGGTGCTGAAAGCCTTAGAGGAGGCGGGAGTCCCTGTCGACCTGGTGGGCGGCACGTCCATTGGCTCCTTCATCGGGGCCCTGTACGCTGAGGAGCGCAGCGCCAGCCGCACTAAGCAGCGGGCCCGCGAGTGGGCCAAG AGGATGACTTCAGTGCTGGAGCCTGTGTTGGATCTCACGTACCCGGTCACCTCCATGTTCACGGGCTCAGCCTTTAACCGCAGCATCCACCGTGTCTTCCAGGATAAGCAGATTGAG GACTTGTGGCTGCCGTACTTCAATGTGACCACAGACATCACCGCCTCAGCCATGCGTGTCCATAAAGATG GCTCACTGTGGCGGTATGTGCGTGCCAGCATGACACTCTCGGGCTACCTGCCCCCGCTGTGTGACCCGAAGGATGGGCACCTCCTCATGGATGGCGGCTACATCAACAACCTGCCAG CGGACATAGCCCGCAGCATGGGTGCCAAAACAGTCATTGCCATCGACGTGGGGAGCCAGGATGAGACAGATCTTAGCACCTACGGGGACTGCCTGTCTGGCTGGTGGCTGCTATGGAAGCGACTAAACCCCTGGGCTGACAAGGTGAAGGTTCCAGACATGGCCGAGATCCAGTCCCGCCTGGCCTATGTGTCCTGCGTGAGGCAGCTGGAGGTCGTCAAATCTAGCTCCTACTGCGAGTACCTGCGCCCACCCATTGACTGCTTCAAGACCATGGACTTCGGGAAGTTCGACCAGATCTCT GATGTGGGCTACCAGTATGGGAAGGCTGTGTTTGGAGGCTGGAGCCGGGGCAATGTCATCGAGAAGATGCTCACAGACCGGCGCTCTACGGACCTTAACGAGAGCCGCCGTGCAGAT GTGCTTGCCTTCCCAAGCTCTGGCTTCACCGACCTGGCAGAGATCGTATCCCGGATCGAGCCCCCCACGACCTACATCTCTGATGGCTGCGCTGATG GGGAGGAATCGGATTGCCTCACGGAATATGAAGAGGACGTGGGACCAGACTGCTCAAGGGATGAAGGGGGCTCCCCCGAGGGTGCGAGCCCCAGCACTGCCTCCGAGATG GAGGAAGAGAAGTCAGTCCTCCGGCACAGGCACTGTCTGCCCCAGGAGCCTCCCAGCTCAGCTGCAGACGCCTGA